The Ostrinia nubilalis chromosome 11, ilOstNubi1.1, whole genome shotgun sequence genomic sequence taATGTAGTGTTTTTCCCTTTGATAAAAGGGAGAGTAGCTGCACTAGGAAACGTTTTAAGTTTTCAGAACTTTTACATCTTTTCAAGATGGTTCCTACAGAATACATGTTCTGAATGGAACATGATACACGATGAGGAGCCATTTtggttaaataaattaagtgcAATTTAAATTGTGTAAAACTGTTATGTTaaactatttttcttttttctaagttttaattaaatatacttttatcaaaatcagttcagccaTTTTAATCTGCAACTTTATGAACATGACAGCAAGGCCAGTAATATAATTAGTAGcatcattaaaataatgaacaTTTGggagaaaatattaaatttataaacTATTGATTTTCGGATTAAAGAACAACGATTTAAATGTTATAGGTGTTAAGAAAAACAATTCAGGCATTTTAATTTAGATGTCATCTCTGAGCGGGTCACACTACGATCGTATTTCTAGTCAGCCGTGTCTAATCTGGCTGGCTCATCTATCCATCCGTGGACTGAGTGGCGCTCCGTGGGTCCCAAGAGCAGCTGCAATTCAAACAATACACAAGCAAAACTAGACAATGTGTGCAAAAGGGACCACGCCGACTGATGCCAACCTTGCCAGTGCTAAAACTCcctttacaaataataaaaatgtagatagacattttgaattttttattgAAGCACAAATATGACAGAACATCGATGCAtgcaattaaattataaattcctTATCTACACAATATCGTGGGCCACACCTAAAAACTTGTTCAAAATTATGGTATAGGTATGTAATCCCTAACTATAAAATAAAAGCCCCACATATAGTTGaatatttgtaaaatatgtTACATATTAACATTGAACTGTTTAAATCTAAACAATGTGCAAGTGCACGCGAAGTACTttcaatgtaaaatattttaactttataCTCCAACCTATCTCTATGTGATGGGTATTTTGCTAGAATACTAAACTCCTAAACATATAAAACGTGTTAGTAGTGTCTATCATATAGATTAATATAGTGCTATCATTTTTAAATCTCTTCCTACCCTCACCAATTTTACAAGATAAAGCTAAATCAATTCTAATCGATgaatgaataatgcaatttatttaatttggaaGCTAATTTCCAAAATTAGCCTAAGATCCATCTAAACTAAAGTTATACAGATATATTAATGAAATTATGATctaattgaagtaaaaaaaaaaaatagaaacatAACTAAGATGGCCGACGTCGGCTCGACATCGTGTCAAAATGGAGGATTCCGTCGCTTGAGTCTTGCGTTGTTTCCTTGTAGTCATTTCCAGGGCCGATTCGGGTGACGCGCGCCGCGGTGTTTTGCACACATTGCTAGTCATATTATTAGTGTTGAAATggagattttatttaattaatcaacAAAATTTatccatttaattattttatcataagTACTATTTAATCATTACGAATCTCCATTTCAACATCGGCAAATACAATAGAAAAATACGCACGCCGAGTACAACGGTGCAACTCAAAATTGTAATAGAACTTTGCAACATGTTACTGGAAACGCGATGGAAATCAAACAGGTGTTAAGAGCCGCGTTTACACGAGCAAGATGCCTTGATAACTTTGCTGAAATGACAGACAGTTTTAAGGTTAAGTACAGGCTTGACTTGGGATGCAGGCAAAGTGTCTTATGCTCGTGTAAACGCAGCTTGGTTTTGTTGCGTGCGTGTCGTGCGATTGTTCTCGACGTGCGCGGACGTACCTGGCCCGGGTCGCTCCACTTGAGCGCCCAGGCGCGTTCCTCTTCTGCGGCGCCGGAGCAAACAAAACACCACTTCGGTAACCAATAAGGCACtcgtatatttcatatttgatTGCGTATAAAAATCTTTGGCGTCGTCGCGTGCCGCTCCGCCGCGCTCGTGTGGGGCTCCACGTCAACAACAAAATATACATTTCATTCTTATAAAACTCTGCGATATAACATCTATAAGTTTCGTGAGCGGTATATAAATTTAAACATTTATAGTCGCCCCACCCGCCCACAAATTTATAGCGGCCGAGCGGGTGTCACCCGAATCATTTCCACTGGAAATAGTCCACCTTCCACCGGCGCCGGTGTCAGGCGGCTCCCTCGCGGCTCTCCGCGGGCTCGGGCTCCCTGTCCCGCGCCTCGTCGAATATGTCCTTCGAGCTGTCGGCTTCCGTCTCAACGGGCATCGCCTCCGCGACCGGCTTCGGCATCGGGAAACTCGCGACCGCTTCGCTAGTGTCGTACAGATCGCTCAGCGCCGGGTGTTCCTTCGCTTCCTCCCTTTGAACCGGTTCGATATGATTTTGTTCGCTATAATCCTGACTAGCACACGACCGCTCCTCGCTCTCCGGCTGCCGATCCTCCTCGTTGTTAAACGCATCCCTCTCTCTCTCGACGGGCGCGAACGGCTCGCTCGCTTCTTCCCGCTCGGACGGATCGCTTTCTGTTTGTTCCCGACTCGCGTCGACGTTTTCAGCGTTATCACTAGTTATATTTGTCTGGTTCTCGGCGATATCTTGTACTACGTCCTGGCTCTCGGCCGGGATCACGACGTCCTCGGCGGCCCCCCACCTCGACTTTCTGTCTCTCTCTCTTCTGGTGTTTCTCTCCTCCTTCGGCGCCTCCTTGGGGGCCTCTTTAGGGATCTCCTTGGGGGCGTCGTTGGGCGCGTCTTTGTTATCTTTGGAGTTGTCTCGCGCGTCCCGGGGAGGTCGCGGCCGGTCGTCGAAGTTCCTCCTGCGGTCGTTTCGGTCGCGGAACCTGTCGTCGAGCTCCCGCGGCCTGCGGTCCCTGCGGCGGTCGTCCCACTCGTTGTTCCTGCGGTCGCCCCAGTCGCGGTCGCGGTCGCCGTTCCAGCCGCGTTCGTTGAACTGTTCCCGCTCGTCGAATCGTCGGTTGTTTCTGTCGAAGAACTCCGGCGGGCCGTCGAACTGTCGCGGGCCGTCGAAGGGCGGCTTCGGGCCGTCGAACGGAGGCCGCGGGCCGTCGAACGGAGGCCGCGGGCCGTCGAACGGAGGCCGCGGGCCGTCGAACGGAGGCCGCGGGCCGTCGAACGGGGGCCGATTCATCCCGTCGAACGGCATTCGGTTGAACGGCGGACGCTCGAACCTCGGCGGGCCCTCGAATATGGGGCCCCCCTCGAAGGGCGGTCTCTCGAACGGGGGCCTGTTGAAGGGCGGGGGCCCCATGCCGTTGAACCGGGGCCCGAAGCCCGGCCCCGGCCCTCCCGGGCCGCCGGGGCCTACCGGTCCTGGGCCCGGCCCGTCCATCCACGGTCCTGAAAATAGATTCGTGCATGTTAATATCTGCGAGGGCAGCATAACCCCTATATTATGGATCGGTTTCTGTATTCTCCGAAGTGTTGCAATGATTTGATAATGTTTGGTCTATCGGTTTCGGCCACAGTTCGCGAGAGATACCAATAACATGAATTCGTTGCAACACTTGATTTGATACAGAAATGGTGGTAGAGGGTGTAAATTTCGTACCTGCCATTCCCTGTCTAGGAGGCCCTCTCATTCTCAATTCTGCAaatgaaatatttctttatAGAAAAGTGATTTTAATTACGGTATAATAACTAATTTAGGTGTTTTAAATTATTACGAAAGTTTTACCGTAGAGGTACAGGTtgtaatatgttatttatgtaTTGTAGTTAGACAGGAGAGAAAAATATTAAGGAGAGTAGCCAGTTAAAGATGTAAGACAAGACACTTATACTACCGAGGACCACAACCAAAGAATTAAAGCAGGGTGAAGTTAATCGAAAACGTTAATTTTTAGTTCTATCACAGAGCTATTATGTAGGAGTTAGTACGTAAAATCACCAGCACATCAGAAAATATCTAAAAAAGCTCCCATTACAACCGCTTAAGATGCTTGACGTTAAGTTGCTGGTGTTGATGAGGCCATCAAAACCAGCAACTTAACGTAGTCGGACTGACTGTTTGTGGTAGCTAAGTGTATTCGTTATTTGAATACAgtagtcttaggctgggttgcaccatcttactttaaccttgacaaacgtaaaaaatctgtcaaactccgtacaaaaaacgccggttatcgataaagttacggtcaaagttaggtggtgcaactcagccttaatctaGTATTGGTTGTTTGTgttttgtattcaaatattacatgtactcatgttcgcctcaactttcaTTGAGCGACCTATACGCGATAGTAGTAGTCTCCGTCTCCAGTACATTCATGAGATAAAacgtttttattgcaaaatagccccTACTAAGGTCGAGTGCTTAACTTGAGTCCGTGCCTGTCTATACCTCAGTCGGTATGGGAGGGGTGAGATTGACATaaatgacgtgacagagcatacaaatatgAAGCACATTTGAAGTCTCTCTgtcgtttgacgtcacaaaaacactcCCGTGTCGCTTCCATACCTCAAGCGCTGACTCAGTGCGCTAGACCTATACAACAATAtaagctatagtctggtccgtgagcacgtagaattttgtccaatgaccccaaggtaCTGTTACGAGGTGGGTCgaggtctttttaaaaaaaaactaaagttACTACActtgaaaaatttaataaactaagaaagcaaataataaaaattcccCGAATAAATGTTGCGCGCGCGACGGTCCATCGACGGTCCATTATtgctcacgcgtaattatgttgctatcgcgctcgcacactcactgcgggtgccagtcgcacagtcgcgacagcaatataattacgcgcgggcGATAAGGATgtgcagcttggggtcattggacaaaattctacgtgctcacggaccaggctttagcgcTTAACATATTCCGTGCCTGTCTGAGGTATATTACcagcacgggaggggtgacattgatatCTGAAGTCTCTCTgtcgtttgacgtcacaaaaactcCTTTGCCGCTTCCATACTTCAGGCGCTTACTCAGTTAAGTGCTGACTATCAAGtgttaggcccttttcacacgtcccggttgccggctaaccggcgccgggtatccggtggtgaaaagtatgggcatggtacgtagctttcacatgttccggcgtaattaatccggcatgcccatacactttaccaccgggtacccggcgccggatagccggcaaccgggacatgtgaaaagggccttaggCTAGCACTCACCAGCTCGGAAGGGCGCGCAGTGCGGCGGCGGCATGCGCGGCAGCTGCGTCCAGCCGGCGCCCGGGCCCGCGGGCCCGCCCGGCCCGTTGTCCGATTCTGCAAAGAATTTAAGGTTAAGCGGTTGTCGCGAGACGATTGGCtcattcgtttcaaccaaaacatatccactgctggacaaagacaaagtttatcaacgatagcagcccgacgcaaagtaccgtatttgtggtgtcaagccccaatagggggagaattgactatgagaagggacatggatcagagaaaattgtagggagtcaagcaaagcgcccggggaaaagagcccagaacaagtacccgcgcgctctcccgagattcggttcgtacgccgtgaggcaggaagaaccatggcTGGTGGTGGGTTATGCTGGACAAAGACATCGCTCAAGGGTTGTCAgttcacaacgaccggtcctgtgctgcctgcAATAAACTGCTTTCCGCGACCGATACTAGATCGTCGATCTACCGTGTGGAGTGGCCTGCCTACAATACTACGTCTATAATTTTGATTAACTATTTGGAAATGGGTAGTTCACTACCCCAATAATTACAAGACTAAGTTTCACAGACAAACACTTCATTCTAGCCCTGAAAACAGTGTAGGTTTTCTAGGCGTGAGAACTTAATAAATTGACAGAGCATTTGCATAATTTAGTATGGGTTAGAGCACccatatcgttcgttcgtttcagccaaatgacgtccactgctggacaaaggcctcccccaaggttttccacaatgaacggtcctgcgctgccgcatccaggctcttcccgcgacctttaccagatcgtcggtccacctagtaggaggtctGGCCACGCCAGTCTTCTAGCCCGTGGCCGCCACTCGAGAGCACCCATATACTAAAACTTTTTATCAGCCAATAGTTTGGTCTTCTTCTAAGGAATTGGCCGACACCAAATGACTTCGTGCACATTTTCATACCGACTAAACTAGCTGACAAAGACTGTAGATTCATAGATTGCGTATCTTATGGGAACAAAATGTAGTAAATTTCCTTACCATCATCCATAAGCGGCGGCGCCATATCGTGCCTTATCGGCGGTCTATCCAACAGCGGAGGACGGTCGTTCCTCCCATCCTCCCTGTCATCCCTTCCTTCCCTTCCATCTTGGAAGTCGTCCCGGGGCTTGTCTTTGGCCACCACCCACAATCGTTCCTGAAGGGACTTATGGCTACaaaaaagtcctaaaatcactCACCATCATCCATGAGCGGCGTCGCCATATCGTGCCTATCATCCCTTGCTTCCCTTCCATCTTGGAAGTCGTCCCACGGCTTGTCGTCGCGAGGAGCGGGCTTGCCGTTAGCTATAGTCGCTTCTAAGAGTCTTATGGCTACAAAAATGTCGTAAATTTCCTTACCATCATCCATAAGCGACGGCGCCATATCGTGCCTCATCGGCGGTCTATCTAACAGCGGAGGACGATCATTCCATCCATCCTCCCTGTCATCCCTTCCTTCCCTGCCATCTTGGAAGTCGTCCCACGGCTTGCCGTCGCGAGGAGCGGGCTTGCCGTTGGTTATAGTCGCTTCCAAGTCTTATGGCtacaaaaaatgtcattaaagcCCTTACCATCGTCCATAAGCGGCGGCGCCATATCGTGCCTCATCGGCGGTCTATCCAACAGCGGAGGACGGTCGTTCCTCCCATCCTCCCTGTCATCCCTTCCTTCCCTGCCATCTTGGAAGTCGTCCCGGGGAGCGAGCTTACtgtacgggcgggaggcagtgttgtaaggcaccgctcccgtgcccgggatatgcggtcaggaagggaactaactccctagtgagcctagagtccctattccctaagacactaagtccctagagccctagccctgcctaacaatagatacttagacataataaggGTGTGAGAGGAAGGAGGCTGTGCCCAGGTCGCCCAgggcagcagcgttaggacggcaggtaggcggcggggacccgctgccagcccggcagactcaccggactgatcatagcgacggctaagggtgtcttggccgcagcggggggaaatgagacacaacgacggacggttgatatctgattTATTGGTATTAACTATTGCTATTTATACATAAGTTATTTACTGTACGTACACAATGAAACGTATTTGctagtgtgccgtcggtgtagagtgccgacggtgcacgctgagggttcatgggtcgcccggcggtcgatgctgacggtgcagcaggatgtacgatcgtgctcgtacaCTTACCGTTAGCCATCTCTCACAGTCGCTCCTGGGAGTCTTATGGCTACAAAAAAATGACATAAAACCAATCACCGTCATCCATAAGCGGCGGCGCCATATCGTGCCTCATCGGCGGTCTATCCAACAGCGGAGGACGGTCGCTCCTCCCATCCTCCCTGTCATCCCTTCCCTCCCTTCCATCTTGGAATTCGTCCCGGGGAGCGGGCTTACCGTTAGCCATCTCTAACAGTGGTTCCTGGGAGTTTTATGGCTACAAAAAAGTCGTAAATTTCCTTACCATCATCCATAAGCGGCGGCGCCATATCGTGCCTCATCGGCGGCCTATCCAACAGCGGAGGACGGTCGTTCCTCCCATCCTCCCTGTCATCCCTTCCTTCCCTGCCATCTTTGAAGTCGTCCCGGGGCTTGTCGTCGCGAGGAGCGGGCTTGCCGTTGGCTATCTCCCATAGTGGTTCCTGGTATGGCTACAAAAGTCTTAAACCTTACCATCATCCATAAGCGGCGGCGCCATATCGTGCCTCATCGGCGGCCTATCCAACAGCGGGAGACGATC encodes the following:
- the LOC135076322 gene encoding eukaryotic translation initiation factor 3 subunit A-like, which gives rise to MELDSEEPADAPAAPPLLSDQLQALLSKPPPVFNASEPPPGFNLSEPPPFNASQPPPDDKPDDDRKNDRDRRDRDRDRDRRDGGRDRRDRDRERGGRDRGRDRDRERGGERDERRDRERGDRGNRDRRDRDRDRDRERPDRDRFGARDNNNGDRSREKSPRIPGNPEQTGEKSLQERLWEMANGKPAPRDDKPRDDFQDGREGRDDREDGRNDRPPLLDRPPMRHDMAPPLMDDESDNGPGGPAGPGAGWTQLPRMPPPHCAPFRAELRMRGPPRQGMAGPWMDGPGPGPVGPGGPGGPGPGFGPRFNGMGPPPFNRPPFERPPFEGGPIFEGPPRFERPPFNRMPFDGMNRPPFDGPRPPFDGPRPPFDGPRPPFDGPRPPFDGPKPPFDGPRQFDGPPEFFDRNNRRFDEREQFNERGWNGDRDRDWGDRRNNEWDDRRRDRRPRELDDRFRDRNDRRRNFDDRPRPPRDARDNSKDNKDAPNDAPKEIPKEAPKEAPKEERNTRRERDRKSRWGAAEDVVIPAESQDVVQDIAENQTNITSDNAENVDASREQTESDPSEREEASEPFAPVERERDAFNNEEDRQPESEERSCASQDYSEQNHIEPVQREEAKEHPALSDLYDTSEAVASFPMPKPVAEAMPVETEADSSKDIFDEARDREPEPAESREGAA